In the genome of Hevea brasiliensis isolate MT/VB/25A 57/8 chromosome 14, ASM3005281v1, whole genome shotgun sequence, the window AAACTTTTGCAAAGATGAAGAAAGGAGTTAGAATTGTAAATGTTGCTCGAGGAGGAGTGATTGATGAAGAAGCTTTGGTGAAGGCAATAGATGCTGGAATTGTTGCTCAGGCAGCCCTTGATGTTTTCACGGAGGAGCCCCCTCCAAAAGACGGCAATTTGGTGCAGCATGAGAAGGTGACTGTAACTCCCCATCTTGGTGCTAGTACGGTGGAAGCACAGGTAAGTTTATTGATAAGATTCAGTTTCTCCTGCTCCTTTCTTTCCATTGCTATGATGTGAAAACTTTTGGTTTGATGCACAGGAAGGGGTGGCTATTGAGATAGCTGAAGCTGTTGTTGGAGCCTTAAAAGGCGAACTTGCTGCTACTGCAGTCAATGCACCAATGGTGCCTGCTGAGGTATCATTTCAAACCTCTTTGTCATCTTTTATTTGCTTCAGTGTCAAGTTTTCTGCTTATGGGGATGGGATGATAGTGATGAATGTATCATTTACCTTGTTCTTGTTATTCCTCTGTTGCAGGTTCTAACAGAGCTGAAACCATATGTTATGCTTGCTGAAAAACTTGGGAGGTTGGCTGTCCAGCTAGTAGCGGGAGGAAGTGGTGTGAAAAGTGTGAAAGTGACTTATGGCTCTCCTAGAGCTCCTGATGACCTTGACACAAGGCTGCTTCGGGCTATGATTACCAAGGGTCTCATTGAGCCCATATCCAGTGTTTTTGTGAACTTGGTTAATGCTGACTTCACAGCTAAACAGAGAGGATTAAGGATAACTGAAGAACGCATAACTCTGGATGGTTCACCTGAGAGTCCACTTGACTTTATCCAGGTTCAAATTGCCAATGTTGAATCAAAATTTGCGAGTGCCATATCGGAGACTGGTGAGATTAAGGTTGAAGGACAAGTGAAGGATGGAATTCCCCATTTGACTAAGGTTGGATCTTTTGAGGTGGATGTAAGCTTGGAAGGTAGCCTTATACTTTGCCGACAGGTAGATCAGCCTGGAATGATCGGTAAGGTGGGAAGCGTATTGGGAGAGGAGAATGTGAATATCAGCTTCATGAGTGTTGGAAGGATTGCTCCACGAAAGCAAGCTGTTATGGCAATTGGAGTTGATGAGCAACCCAAAAAAGAAACTTTGAAAAGGATTGGAGAAATCCCAGCAATTGAAGAGTTTGTCTTCCTCAAGTTGTAGTGTGGCATCACCACTTATTATTTTTGTAGTTTTACTTCTTTCGGGGATGGGTATATCATTACTTCATTGTAGTGCCCCATTTTGATTCGAGTGTTGTGGTAGTTTTTGGAAAGGGAAAGAATAATCCATCTTTTAGATAAGTGTGTACTTAGGTACCATATATCTTTAATTCATATTTTCTTTTAGCTTGTTCTTGAATATGAAATTGGCTTTCTTTTGTATGTAACACCTTTACAATTTTCCTTACCTTTACGATTTTTCAAGTTTATGTTAGTTAATCTCAATTATTAATGGGACAAGCAAAATGTGAAAAAAATGCTACACTTGCAGGGAACAATCCAATTTCTGGTATTCAGCAGTACACACTCCTTTCTGGAGAGGAGGAAAAAAAAGAATGTTTCTGAACTTTTATCCTCATCAAAGTTGACAAAATGTTATTGTTTAAGAGCATGTTATCTAATCAATGTTCAATTCAATTTTATATATTTGTCAGCGCTATTTCTACATCACCCAGCATTTCTGCCACTCTCATTTGTTGCTAGATTAGTCTTGTGTGGATGGCTGCATCCTTGCTTGGACGCGGTAAAACATCGAATCCTCAGCACCATAATTTATGAACCCGAAAGGAATGGAACCTCGGCTAGTGTTGTGGGTAGGGAAATGTTGAGGTTATGAATTGCTAAGTAAGCAGCAATACCAGCAGCTTAGCCAATAAAAGCAAAACCACTCTCCTGGAAAGAGAACAACTTCTTTTACTTAAAGATGGCATGTTGATGAAATATCATTTATGGCAGAATATACCTTCCGGAAGTACCAGAAGAAGTCCACCTTCTCCATCCCCATAAATGCTACCCCAGCAGCAGACCCAataggcaataactagcatggaACCACCAGCACCAGCACAGTACGCGACTAACTGCCAAAACTCAGAATCCTGGGGAAAAGATGTGAGATCATATATTCCCATTGTTGCTGCAACTAGTGGAACATTGTCTATAATCGCTGATCCAACCCCTACTGCACTTGCAATGAGTTCGACATGTGGAATATGGCATCAAGGTAATTTGCCAATTACGAAGAAGCCTCGCTGCCTCCAGGCTAGGAAAGAGACAAATAATTTGAATTTGCTAAAGAGAATTAAAGACCAACAACTTCATTTCCTGACAATAGTacagtttattattattattatctcataataaattgATAAATGAAGATGGAAGGAACAGTAGAATGCTACATTAGCTTGACAGATGATGCAAGTAGTAGTCCCTCCTACCTTATTTATATGTACACATCAACAGCTTACGTACTCAAACTAAAGCATAAAAAAAAGCTGCCTACCATATattgaaagagaaagaaaaagagagagaaatgagGTTGAAAACAGAACTTAGTGGCAGCAGTCATGGGGATAGGGAGTTATTTCAAGTTATTCCAATAATCAAACTGGGCCAAAGAGTTTGACAGTGACCAAGCCATGATCCTTAAAAGTTGCAGAGAGATGGGACATTGGGATGCCATGATCTATACATAAAAAGGCCAACAAATGACCTCAGCTCAACATACAAGGTTTTCCATGCAGCTTATTTTCCATACCGACCAGCATTTGATCAAGAAGGAAAAATCAGTTCATATGCACAAACATACAACCCAGAGTTAACCATTGGCAAAAGTAAGGTGGAGGATCAATGCCTTGAGGATTGATAGTCTAGGGACTCCACCGATGCAGGGCATGGAATAAATGTTGATGCTGAGAAAACCTAGAAACCTTAATCAAAACTCAAAGACCCATACATAGACTCCTTTGCCGCAAAATTCTGAATAACTTCACGTAGTATTTATGTCTATACCTGCTAACTGACAAAAGGATTCCAAGGAAAAAAAGGGCTCCTTGAGTGTCAATCCCATATAAAGCCTGTGGTACTTCTAAGTTTTAACCTTTGCCTTTCTGATTCACCAAGAGGAATAGCATCTGTAACAATCCAAAGAACTCCAAGCCCAAGAAGCATGCCCATATATGGAGGCAATCCAGTTAGGGCCTTGAACACTGGAACAAAAATCAAAGCACCAATGGCCACAGAAAAGACAAGATGTCCACGAGGAGCCATCCGTTCAGATGCCAAAACATTATGGGATTCCTGTTCCTTTCCAACTTCACCGCATGAGAGAAGATAAGCACCTAAGACCTCATCTGTGAATTTAAACTAAAACTTTTCAATGCTTTCATCCCTTATTTCAATTTGGAAATGCAAGAAGAGTACCTAGTGAGGGACATAAGAGCCAGTGGAACGGCTAGAGAAACAGCCGAAGGTACTAGCAAACCCTGCAAGCGAAAAAGAACGTGGAATTGAGAACTTCCTCATCTGGTACGAGGGAGGAGTCAAATTTCCACAGATACAATAAATTTTTACAACTAAAGAATTTGCCTTtcaaattttcaagctttaaactGATAAAGCATAAATTGATTCTGTAAGCAATTATCTAAAATTCAAATGCTTCTCCACCCctgaaatatattagcaataaaCTGCTCTCATTagttaaggacatgatttataaTTCCTTGTTGAGGAATCAACATTGCCACAGAAGAGTTCAAAACCAAAATCTGAGTGCCATACCTCTCTGTATGAAGTTCAATTAACTAAACCATTTAGTATCAGAACATGGCCAATAAAAAACTACAAAGTCTTCAATGCAAGGCATGTTGACACATACATTCCGGGGTAGACAATCGGAAAATAGCAATCCTTATCTACTTATTTTGATTGCATCTCCCAAGGATTCCTATCTCGTTGTGAAGTAAATTTAATGTGAATTCTTGGTGTGATGCACTTCAAACCTATCTCCACTTGGTTCAACTGCACACTATAAAATAAGATACTATTTGGTTAGTTTGCAAAGTTGTTAATTCActatttaaaatgataaaaaaaagcaATTTTGTTTGATAAAAAAAAGTTTGCAAAAAGCACAAAAAAAAGTTCttatcaaaactaaaaatatttgCCTTATGCTTTTATCATGCGAagtgaaatttatatattaaccAAGTATACTTCTCATTATTGCATTTGCTTTATAGCCAAATGAAAATTCTTCAGAAAGCACTTGCAGAGAGCAGAATCAAAAACCAATTCATTTATGTTTAAACTGAAAAGTACCTaagtaaatacaaatcatgcattttaCGAAGAAGAGGTAAACATGCTGTTTCTTGGAAGATGGGGAGCAGAGTCCCACATCGGGTGGGAATGAGACCAAAAATGGGCTTAAATTGAGGCCAACAAAAGTAGGAGCACCGCCCAATATTCAAATCAAGTTAAATACAAAACGCCAGTATGCTTttttcagaatgatgaaaaatacctTCATTGTTGGCAACATGGATCGCTGACCATGAGTCCATGCACCACCTGCCATCTGCAATCACAACAACATGTCCTAGAATTTGGAGAATTTGTACTTGTTTCTTCTTAGTTCTTGTTGGGAAACAaaggattatatatatataaaggaagtTCCTTTCATAATTGCAACTGTGACTCTGATAAGATCAGCACTAACTTCAACAACCAGAAATATCAAGGAAACACAAAATGTTTCATTGCCTCAAATACTTTGCATACAAACTACCAATTAATTTAATGGTTAATTCTACAATTTCTTTCTACAGTAGCCTACTcctaacaaaaataattattcatCCATTAGCTCATGTAATTTGAGTAGTAAAGAAATTTAAAAGCTTAAGGCAAGGTTAAGAAAATTAGCGGAGGGAAGATTAAAGAAACCTAAATATCCAAAGGAATTTTGAAGGATCATTGGAAGCATGGATCCCTTGTCAACTAACATCAACCCAAAATTCCTAACattttttgataaattttcaTGTAAATATAATCCTAACCATTTCAAAAAGAAATTCAAATTTTCTGAAGATTGTAAAAATCATGAAAACAATTAGCAAACTACCCAATTCATGCAATGCACAGTAATGTTTCAACAGGCGATGCTTGTTACATGAGCTTGGGAATTTAAGACGAGTGAAAAACATCATGCAATGTTTGAGAGTCTTGGGAGAAAATTTTGTACAGTTTTGTAGTGCATATTTGCAGTATTCTGATGGAGGTACTAGTTTCCTTTACAAAGAAACCATGACAATGGTAGATGTCAAGGATTGCACTAAGGAAAAATTTCACAGACCCAACCTGCAACATCCCAAAATCACTGGTCAAATACCATTgataaagaaaatgcaagaacaaCAAGGATGACACAGTAGTCCTAAAAACATCAAAGAGAAGTCAAATAGAACACTAAACTTCTCGGGTGAAACAAGGACAAACAAAATGACAAGAGTAATACACATACATGCATGCATGCATGCTTGCATTGTGATTGAGCAGGAAAAGTGAAACATATATCTGTACAGTTTTGTAATTTTGTGATCTAATTTTTGTCAAAAGGGAACATGATTCCCATATATAGGAGGGACAGGAATGCTTTGTCATTCTTTTCAACATTACATTGAATGGAACAAACAAGAgaataaaaggaaaaagaaatggaCCAtagcaaataatttctcacaagaAATCTTTTTAAAGGATATATGGATAACCTCAtcaacaatcctctcttataAAAAAATTCAGTCCTTAAATAAAGGTTCATTTTAGGAGTTTACCCTACAATCAATTGAATCTTTTGGGAGTTGTATTCAGTCGTTCAAACTGTCTTCCCTATTGGAATTTTCCATAACCTCACTTGTTACCAACCAAATAATATCAGCACAAATGATCAAAATTTTGGGCCACAAGCCATCAATACAACACAACACACTTATATGATATTCTATAATAAGTTTAATATATGCCAAACATCTGATAGAAATCATaaatatttattctttatttttataaaatatcataaatatttatataattttttaaaattaataaaagataattaaataaattattagtagtttttttatgaaaataaaattatttaattaattttttaattaacataaaaattttaaatgtgaCTATTATTATCTATAGATGAAGGAAGTAATAAACTTTGAGGCATTAAGGTTAATTTCCTCTAATAATGGTGTTAATTCTGATAGAAAAAATTTaaagtaaaaaataataaaaatttaagagatTAATATTAAAAGAATGAAAAGTTTAATAACTCAATTTGACCAGATAAAAAAATTAGGAATTCAGTTAataaaaatgtgaaaattaaagaacaaaaaaaattattttgtttattaataattcttttttttgtttttatttttttcttaattttacagaataaaaataataaagtattaTTTAGTGCAtacaatttgataaaattaattatttaatttttgaatgTTTAAAATTAGTTGGGAATTTTATCTAGAAGTTGCAAAGACCAAGACCGGTAGGGAAGAATCGTCCAAGAGGTGCTAGGTCAATCGGCGGTGAGAGGTCTTTGTGGTATTGAAATCGGTCGGGTTAAGCGAGTCGGATTCGCAAGAAAGCTTTCGGATCTCTCTTGTTTTGCCCTTGTTACGGGCACTGTTTAACTAATTTAGGAACGAGGAAGAGTTGGTAGTGAGTCTCAGACTAGGACGGGTGAAGGCGGCGTTTGGGACATTGATTACTTCATTACCAAAGATGATCTAAGTATATTTGCTGCGCTTATAATGTTTAATTTGAACTAAGACACATATATTTTTCTGCttattaaaaatgtttaaattatattaaaaaaatgaaaggaTAGTTTTCCTATCTCAGAGATGTCTGGCCGTCTTCAAATGTTACTGAGGAGAGATAAACATAACAGAAAATTAATTCCGTTCAAGAAAGAGCAGTGCCACAAAAATTTCTCTAGCCTTCAACCATACCACAGAACATGGCAGCAGCTCAACTCTGAGCTTCGCTTTCCCTCTCCATCCGCGGTACTctgtctctctctttctccttctcTCTGTCTTGTACaggttttgtgatttcatggattTTATTTCAAGCTTTAAATCATGTTTTAGATGTTTGTGCTATTAGCTCTACAACAAGAAGCCATGCCATTTCTCTATTACCCACTTCAGGTTTTGTTCTTAAAAGTGGGACCACCTTTGCCACAGGCTCTCCTCTTTGTAAGATACTTCATCATCTATTCTTTGCATCTTCTTTATCATTGATTACATGAAGAACTATCATTCTTCAATTATGCAGTGCTTTTAAATTGTTGTTACTGCTTCTTAGATGCAATGCTTCATGTTAATTAATGCGTGGGTGGTTGAAGTTGATTAGATTAAATGATTACAGTATAATGCAAAAAGAAATTCACATTTTTTAGCTTCCATTTTTGTGTCCTATCGCAACATATATAAAAATGGGTTTAATTGTCAAGAGCAAGAGGGTAAAAAtgaacttttctttttttctcttttagtAGCACACTTGGTGTTAAAAGTTGAGCATAACCACCTTAGCGGCAATTAGAATTTAGAACCTAGGTGGTTTTTACTTGTGTTTGTCATCTTATATAGGTTTTAATACTGCTTTGTTAACGTAACTAATTCTTGATTCTGCTTCCAAAGCAATTGTTCATTCTGGATTATTGTTTTCTGTTTTAGGATTAATTGCAACTTGGTTGAATCTAATCATTTTATAATCTCTTCTTTTTGTGTATGAGTCATTGGTTAGTTAATTCAATTATGATAACTGGGGTTTGGGAAGAAGAACTGTtgtggtggggggggggggggggggggtgttgttGGGGAGGGGGAGAGGGAGAGATTGTGGGGGGTTGGGGGGCTGCGGGGAACGGGAGAGTGGAGCTGAAAATTTACTTAAATGAACCTAGTAGTCTTCATGTCTATCACTATCATATCCAACCTTTGCTCTTTGAACATTTACTTAAATAGAGCTTGGTAAGTAGTTCTTCATTTATCGGGTCAATTCAAAATTTAGCATCTGAATGTAAGTCATAACAGTAAGATATCATCTGAATGTAAGTTGATTTTCT includes:
- the LOC110650319 gene encoding D-3-phosphoglycerate dehydrogenase 1, chloroplastic-like is translated as MATSATNLRTTSLSHKLSSLSISSNNKLSAFSLTVRQPRLKSRFIVLSANLDAKPTVLVAEKLGEAGLKLLKEFANVDCSYNLSPEELCTKISLCDALIVRSGTKVNREVFESSGGRLKVVGRAGVGIDNVDLAAATEHGCLVVNAPTANTVAAAEHGISLLAAMARNVAQADASVKAGKWQRNKYVGVSLVGKTLAVMGFGKVGSEVARRAKGLGMHVIAHDPYAPADRARAIGVDLVSFEEALATADFISLHMPLTPTTSKMLNDETFAKMKKGVRIVNVARGGVIDEEALVKAIDAGIVAQAALDVFTEEPPPKDGNLVQHEKVTVTPHLGASTVEAQEGVAIEIAEAVVGALKGELAATAVNAPMVPAEVLTELKPYVMLAEKLGRLAVQLVAGGSGVKSVKVTYGSPRAPDDLDTRLLRAMITKGLIEPISSVFVNLVNADFTAKQRGLRITEERITLDGSPESPLDFIQVQIANVESKFASAISETGEIKVEGQVKDGIPHLTKVGSFEVDVSLEGSLILCRQVDQPGMIGKVGSVLGEENVNISFMSVGRIAPRKQAVMAIGVDEQPKKETLKRIGEIPAIEEFVFLKL